Proteins encoded together in one Vigna angularis cultivar LongXiaoDou No.4 chromosome 5, ASM1680809v1, whole genome shotgun sequence window:
- the LOC108340652 gene encoding uncharacterized protein LOC108340652 isoform X3 → MYLKKPLWSETTEKGDGNATVEDDGVVSEVGKSLQQQRVYREVTLALRTGLRDARAEFSFLRVRALRSILKFLRSVAEAESTIDLFNQTQCVPQLQVVPVLFQHSLKESGDDYNESKVGDLSHIFGVEPMKVTSPSTDAEVALALRVLEGCCLLHPESTILAHQNNAIQVLMNILSTRGVLEQGACLDALISLMVDSSSNQMDFEKCNGIMEVADLLRDKQVDENLRVFAATHWTCEWKRFGSFGKYT, encoded by the exons ATGTACCTGAAGAAGCCGTTGTGGAGTGAAACAACAGAGAAAGGGGACGGAAATGCAACGGTAGAGGATGACGGTGTTGTGAGCGAAGTCGGAAAGTCGCTGCAGCAGCAGAGAGTGTATAGAGAAGTCACTCTCGCCCTCAGAACGGGGCTCAGAGATGCACGTGCTGAATTCTCCTTTCTCCGTGTTCGAGCTCTCCGTTCCATTCTCAAGTTCCTCCGTTCCGTTGCGGAGGCTGAATCAACCATTGACCTCTTTAATCAAACCCAATGCGTTCCCCAACTCCAAG TGGTTCCGGTTTTGTTTCAGCACTCGCTCAAAGAGAGTGGGGATGATTACAATGAGAGTAAGGTAGGTGACTTGAGCCATATATTTGGTGTGGAACCAATGAAGGTGACGAGTCCATCTACTGATGCTGAAGTTGCGCTTGCTCTTAGAGTCTTGGAAGGGTGTTGTCTGCTTCATCCAGAGAGTACAATACTCGCCCATCAAAACAATGCCATTCAG GTTTTAATGAATATATTATCCACTCGTGGAGTATTGGAGCAAGGTGCCTGCTTAGATGCTTTAATCTCGTTGATGGTGGATTCATCATCCAATCAAATG GATTTCGAGAAATGTAATGGTATTATGGAAGTTGCTGACCTTCTAAGAGACAAGCAAGTGGATGAAAATCTCAG AGTTTTTGCTGCTACTCACTGGACATGTGAATGGAAGAGATTCGGCTCCTTTGGCAAGTATACATGA
- the LOC108340749 gene encoding uncharacterized protein LOC108340749 — protein MSLSFLSVYSSPHLSSSLFFPTPHLSLLCLPKFSNAPAPQFILCCRRNASFSARCGPGVPDGTQYDSVIEEDEQPMKASCDDEEEEEGQETLSSLVLPERWDVLGLGQAMVDFSGMVDDNFLKNLGLEKGTRKVVNHEERGRVLQAMDGCSYKAAAGGSLSNTLVALARLGSRSLKVPAISVAMTGSVGSDLLGGFYREKLRRANVQFLSEPIKDGTTGTVIVLTTPDAQRTMLAYQGTSSTVNYDASLASAVSKTNILIVEGYLFELPDTIKTITKACEKARRNGALVAITASDVSCIERHFDDFWEIIGNSVDLVFANGDEARALCNFEAKESAASAARYLSHFVPLVSVTDGPRGSYIGVKGEAVYIPPSSCVPVDTCGAGDAYASGILYGLLRGVSDLRGIGTLAANVAATVVGQQGTRLRISDAVKLAESFEFQLDSSSVGTDHISSV, from the exons AtgtctctctcttttctttctgtcTACTCTTCACCTCatctctcctcttctcttttctttcctaCGCCACACCTTTCTCTCCTTTGTCTCCCAAAATTCTCAAATGCCCCAGCTCCCCAATTTATTTTATGCTGCCGAAGGAACGCTTCTTTTTCCGCCCGATGTGGGCCTGGAGTCCCCGATGGTACTCAGTATGACAGTGTTATCGAAGAAGATGAGCAACCCATGAAGGCTAGTTGCgatgacgaagaagaagaagaaggccAAGAGACTCTTAGCTCCTTAGTTTTGCCCGAAAGATGGGATGTCTTGGGTCTCGGTCAAGCCATG GTGGACTTCTCTGGCATGGTCGATGATAATTTTCTGAAGAATTTGGGGTTAGAGAAGGGAACGCGGAAAGTGGTAAATCATGAGGAAAGAGGTAGAGTTTTACAGGCTATGGATGGGTGCAGCTATAAAGCTGCGGCAGGTGGATCTCTCTCTAATACCTTAGTTGCCCTTGCAAGGCTTGGAAGTCGCTCCCTCAAAGTTCCTGCTATAAGTGTGGCAATGACCGGTAGTGTAGGGAGTGATCTGTTGGGGGGTTTCTACAG GGAAAAATTGCGCCGAGCAAATGTGCAATTTCTTTCCGAGCCTATCAAGGATGGGACTACTGGAACAGTTATAGTTCTCACAACTCCAGATGCCCAGCGAACAATGCTTGCATATCAG GGCACATCTTCAACTGTTAACTATGATGCATCCTTGGCTAGTGCAGTTTCCAAGACCAACATACTTATTGTTGAAGGGTATTTATTTGAACTTCCTGATACTATTAAAACAATAACCAAAGCATGTGAAAAAGCTCGGAGGAACGGTGCCTTGGTTGCAATAACAGCTTCAGATGTTTCCTGCATTGAGAGACACTTTGATGATTTTTG GGAAATTATTGGGAACAGTGTTGATTTAGTCTTTGCAAATGGTGATGAGGCCAGAGCTCTTTGTAATTTTGAAGCAAAGGAAAGTGCTGCTTCAGCTGCAAGGTATCTGAGCCACTTTGTTCCTCTGGTATCCGTTACAGATGGTCCTAGAGGCTCTTACATAGGTGTAAAAGGGGAAGCTGTATATATCCCTCCTTCATCATGTGTTCCAGTGGATACTTGTGGTGCTGGTGATGCATATGCATCTGGTATTCTATATGGTCTTTTAAGAGGCGTATCAGATTTGAGAGGTATAGGCACATTAGCAGCTAATGTTGCTGCTACTGTTGTTGGACAACAGGGAACACGCCTTAGAATTTCAGATGCAGTCAAATTGGCTGAATCTTTCGAATTTCAACTCGATTCCTCTTCTGTTGGCACTGATCATATTTCCAGCGTCTAA
- the LOC108340652 gene encoding uncharacterized protein LOC108340652 isoform X1 encodes MYLKKPLWSETTEKGDGNATVEDDGVVSEVGKSLQQQRVYREVTLALRTGLRDARAEFSFLRVRALRSILKFLRSVAEAESTIDLFNQTQCVPQLQVVPVLFQHSLKESGDDYNESKVGDLSHIFGVEPMKVTSPSTDAEVALALRVLEGCCLLHPESTILAHQNNAIQVLMNILSTRGVLEQGACLDALISLMVDSSSNQMDFEKCNGIMEVADLLRDKQVDENLRLKCGEFLLLLIGHVNGRDSPPLATIHEDTRRLLGEKSASLIWAASQFGSTLDPEQRLTALQIQARRVLESLDLY; translated from the exons ATGTACCTGAAGAAGCCGTTGTGGAGTGAAACAACAGAGAAAGGGGACGGAAATGCAACGGTAGAGGATGACGGTGTTGTGAGCGAAGTCGGAAAGTCGCTGCAGCAGCAGAGAGTGTATAGAGAAGTCACTCTCGCCCTCAGAACGGGGCTCAGAGATGCACGTGCTGAATTCTCCTTTCTCCGTGTTCGAGCTCTCCGTTCCATTCTCAAGTTCCTCCGTTCCGTTGCGGAGGCTGAATCAACCATTGACCTCTTTAATCAAACCCAATGCGTTCCCCAACTCCAAG TGGTTCCGGTTTTGTTTCAGCACTCGCTCAAAGAGAGTGGGGATGATTACAATGAGAGTAAGGTAGGTGACTTGAGCCATATATTTGGTGTGGAACCAATGAAGGTGACGAGTCCATCTACTGATGCTGAAGTTGCGCTTGCTCTTAGAGTCTTGGAAGGGTGTTGTCTGCTTCATCCAGAGAGTACAATACTCGCCCATCAAAACAATGCCATTCAG GTTTTAATGAATATATTATCCACTCGTGGAGTATTGGAGCAAGGTGCCTGCTTAGATGCTTTAATCTCGTTGATGGTGGATTCATCATCCAATCAAATG GATTTCGAGAAATGTAATGGTATTATGGAAGTTGCTGACCTTCTAAGAGACAAGCAAGTGGATGAAAATCTCAG GTTAAAATGTGGAGAGTTTTTGCTGCTTCTCATTGGACATGTGAATGGAAGAGATTCGCCTCCTTTGGCAACTATACATGAAGATACAAGGCGTCTTCTGGGGGAGAAATCAGCCTCCTTGATATGGGCAGCCAGTCAGTTTGGCTCAACACTGGATCCAGAGCAGAGACTAACAGCCCTCCAGATCCAGGCTCGCAGGGTCCTTGAATCGTTAGACTTGTACTGA
- the LOC108338994 gene encoding zinc finger CCCH domain-containing protein 46 isoform X2: MRDICRNFQRGSCQYGERCRYLHVNNQQRKPNVQGFGGQNGSHQQQSTNPFGFGSGSGSGSGFGSQQQQQKSNPFGFGTQNSSQLNGGPRSEYKPNQYKPFENKWNRQSSKPQNGGKSDNNPQPVDHKCTDPENCKRQIAEDFEKEKPIWILTCYSHCKGAPCDIVGDISFEELRASAYEDAKRGMSLQSIVEKERSILKSKMLEFEKLLSEPYQKPINSSLDSQRPQSMGANANLFSGTSPSNGPLSVSSFSQLGTSMNMGFGRPSAPPTNTLAQPSFFGVGGNLNSSGSFGVQSNPHSTPADLTIFPGSTQQTPATFNNSGFQTTSDVLLSNKLQPENVSGDVSIWLKEKWNPGEIPEEAPPDSFVR, translated from the exons ATGAGAGATATTTGTCGAAACTTCCAGCGAGGCAG CTGCCAATATGGAGAAAGGTGCAGATATTTACATGTCAACAACCAACAGAGAAAACCTAATGTTCAAGGGTTTGGAGGACAAAACGGTTCTCATCAACAGCAAAGTACAAATCCCTTTGGATTTGGGTCTGGTTCTGGCTCTGGCTCTGGCTTTGGgtcacaacaacaacaacagaaGTCTAATCCTTTTGGTTTTGGCACGCAGAACAGTTCCCAGTTAAATGGGGGACCTCGTTCTGAGTATAAACCGAACCAATACAAG CCTTTTGAAAACAAATGGAATCGACAATCGTCCAAACCCCAGAATGGTGGGAAATCTGACAACAACCCCCAACCAGTAGATCATAA ATGCACAGATCCTGAGAACTGCAAGCGCCAGATTGCAGAAGATTTCGAGAAAGAGAAACCAATTTGGATACTTACATGCTACAGTCATTGCAAAGG TGCTCCTTGTGACATTGTTGGTGATATTAGCTTTGAAGAATTGCGGGCATCAGCTTATGAGGATGCTAAGCGTGGGATGAGCTTGCAATCAATA GTTGAGAAAGAGAGAAGTATACTGAAATCCAAGATGCTTGAGTTTGAGAAACTACTTTCTGAACCTTACCAAAAACCAATAAATTCTTCTCTCGACAGTCAAAGACCCCAATCCATGGGAGCCAATGCAAATCTGTTTTCAGGAACATCTCCAAGTAATGGTCCTTTGTCAGTCTCAAGCTTTAGCCAACTGGGTACTTCAATGAACATGGGTTTTGGAAG GCCATCTGCACCACCAACAAACACTCTGGCACAGCCTAGTTTCTTTGGAGTTGGAG GAAACCTAAACAGCAGTGGCTCCTTCGGTGTTCAAAGCAACCCCCATTCTACACCAGCGGATTTGACAATATTTCCGGGTTCAACTCAGCAAACACCAGCCACATTCAATAACTCCGGTTTTCAAACAACATCAGATGTCCTGTTGTC AAATAAGTTACAACCAGAGAATGTGTCAGGAGATGTCAGTATTTGGTTAAAAGAGAAATGGAATCCAGGAGAG ATTCCAGAAGAAGCTCCTCCTGATTCATTCGTACGGTAG
- the LOC108340652 gene encoding uncharacterized protein LOC108340652 isoform X2, which produces MYLKKPLWSETTEKGDGNATVEDDGVVSEVGKSLQQQRVYREVTLALRTGLRDARAEFSFLRVRALRSILKFLRSVAEAESTIDLFNQTQCVPQLQVVPVLFQHSLKESGDDYNESKVGDLSHIFGVEPMKVTSPSTDAEVALALRVLEGCCLLHPESTILAHQNNAIQVLMNILSTRGVLEQGACLDALISLMVDSSSNQMDFEKCNGIMEVADLLRDKQVDENLRLKCGEFLLLLTGHVNGRDSAPLASIHEDTRRLLGEKTASLIWAASQFDPTLGPEERLTFLQNQARRVLESLDLD; this is translated from the exons ATGTACCTGAAGAAGCCGTTGTGGAGTGAAACAACAGAGAAAGGGGACGGAAATGCAACGGTAGAGGATGACGGTGTTGTGAGCGAAGTCGGAAAGTCGCTGCAGCAGCAGAGAGTGTATAGAGAAGTCACTCTCGCCCTCAGAACGGGGCTCAGAGATGCACGTGCTGAATTCTCCTTTCTCCGTGTTCGAGCTCTCCGTTCCATTCTCAAGTTCCTCCGTTCCGTTGCGGAGGCTGAATCAACCATTGACCTCTTTAATCAAACCCAATGCGTTCCCCAACTCCAAG TGGTTCCGGTTTTGTTTCAGCACTCGCTCAAAGAGAGTGGGGATGATTACAATGAGAGTAAGGTAGGTGACTTGAGCCATATATTTGGTGTGGAACCAATGAAGGTGACGAGTCCATCTACTGATGCTGAAGTTGCGCTTGCTCTTAGAGTCTTGGAAGGGTGTTGTCTGCTTCATCCAGAGAGTACAATACTCGCCCATCAAAACAATGCCATTCAG GTTTTAATGAATATATTATCCACTCGTGGAGTATTGGAGCAAGGTGCCTGCTTAGATGCTTTAATCTCGTTGATGGTGGATTCATCATCCAATCAAATG GATTTCGAGAAATGTAATGGTATTATGGAAGTTGCTGACCTTCTAAGAGACAAGCAAGTGGATGAAAATCTCAG GTTAAAATGTGGAGAGTTTTTGCTGCTACTCACTGGACATGTGAATGGAAGAGATTCGGCTCCTTTGGCAAGTATACATGAAGATACAAGGCGTCTTCTGGGGGAGAAAACAGCCTCGTTGATATGGGCAGCCAGTCAGTTTGACCCAACACTGGGACCAGAGGAGAGACTAACATTCCTCCAGAACCAGGCTCGCAGGGTCCTTGAATCATTAGACTTGGACTGA
- the LOC108338994 gene encoding zinc finger CCCH domain-containing protein 46 isoform X1, translated as MRDICRNFQRGSCQYGERCRYLHVNNQQRKPNVQGFGGQNGSHQQQSTNPFGFGSGSGSGSGFGSQQQQQKSNPFGFGTQNSSQLNGGPRSEYKPNQYKPFENKWNRQSSKPQNGGKSDNNPQPVDHKCTDPENCKRQIAEDFEKEKPIWILTCYSHCKGAPCDIVGDISFEELRASAYEDAKRGMSLQSIVEKERSILKSKMLEFEKLLSEPYQKPINSSLDSQRPQSMGANANLFSGTSPSNGPLSVSSFSQLGTSMNMGFGRPSAPPTNTLAQPSFFGVGGNSLASNTGNLNSSGSFGVQSNPHSTPADLTIFPGSTQQTPATFNNSGFQTTSDVLLSNKLQPENVSGDVSIWLKEKWNPGEIPEEAPPDSFVR; from the exons ATGAGAGATATTTGTCGAAACTTCCAGCGAGGCAG CTGCCAATATGGAGAAAGGTGCAGATATTTACATGTCAACAACCAACAGAGAAAACCTAATGTTCAAGGGTTTGGAGGACAAAACGGTTCTCATCAACAGCAAAGTACAAATCCCTTTGGATTTGGGTCTGGTTCTGGCTCTGGCTCTGGCTTTGGgtcacaacaacaacaacagaaGTCTAATCCTTTTGGTTTTGGCACGCAGAACAGTTCCCAGTTAAATGGGGGACCTCGTTCTGAGTATAAACCGAACCAATACAAG CCTTTTGAAAACAAATGGAATCGACAATCGTCCAAACCCCAGAATGGTGGGAAATCTGACAACAACCCCCAACCAGTAGATCATAA ATGCACAGATCCTGAGAACTGCAAGCGCCAGATTGCAGAAGATTTCGAGAAAGAGAAACCAATTTGGATACTTACATGCTACAGTCATTGCAAAGG TGCTCCTTGTGACATTGTTGGTGATATTAGCTTTGAAGAATTGCGGGCATCAGCTTATGAGGATGCTAAGCGTGGGATGAGCTTGCAATCAATA GTTGAGAAAGAGAGAAGTATACTGAAATCCAAGATGCTTGAGTTTGAGAAACTACTTTCTGAACCTTACCAAAAACCAATAAATTCTTCTCTCGACAGTCAAAGACCCCAATCCATGGGAGCCAATGCAAATCTGTTTTCAGGAACATCTCCAAGTAATGGTCCTTTGTCAGTCTCAAGCTTTAGCCAACTGGGTACTTCAATGAACATGGGTTTTGGAAG GCCATCTGCACCACCAACAAACACTCTGGCACAGCCTAGTTTCTTTGGAGTTGGAG GGAACTCTTTGGCATCCAATACAGGAAACCTAAACAGCAGTGGCTCCTTCGGTGTTCAAAGCAACCCCCATTCTACACCAGCGGATTTGACAATATTTCCGGGTTCAACTCAGCAAACACCAGCCACATTCAATAACTCCGGTTTTCAAACAACATCAGATGTCCTGTTGTC AAATAAGTTACAACCAGAGAATGTGTCAGGAGATGTCAGTATTTGGTTAAAAGAGAAATGGAATCCAGGAGAG ATTCCAGAAGAAGCTCCTCCTGATTCATTCGTACGGTAG